Proteins encoded by one window of Nicotiana tabacum cultivar K326 chromosome 10, ASM71507v2, whole genome shotgun sequence:
- the LOC107767066 gene encoding ras-related protein RABE1c-like isoform X1 has protein sequence MATPPARARADYDYLIKLLLIGDSGVGKSCLLLRFSDGSFTTSFITTIGIDFKIRTIELDSKRIKLQIWDTAGQERFRTITTAYYRGAMGILLVYDVTDESSFNNIRNWIRNIEQHASDNVNKILVGNKADMDESKRAVPTSKGQALADEYGIKFFETSAKTNMNVEEVFFSIARDIKQRLAESDSKAEPQTIRINQPDQAAGAAQSAQKSACCGS, from the exons ATGGCCACTCCACCCGCTAGAGCTCGAGCCGATTACGATTACCTAATCAAGCTCCTCTTGATCGGCGACAGCG GTGTGGGTAAGAGTTGCCTTCTTTTACGTTTCTCAGATGGCTCCTTCACGACCAGTTTTATTACAACTATTGG CATTGACTTCAAGATAAGGACCATAGAGCTTGATAGCAAACGAATCAAACTACAAATCTGGGATACTGCTGGTCAGGAGCGGTTCCGAACAATTACAACTG CTTACTACCGTGGAGCCATGGGTATATTGCTGGTGTATGACGTAACTGATGAGTCATCTTTTAACA ACATCAGGAACTGGATAAGAAACATTGAGCAGCATGCTTCCGACAATGTCAACAAAATTCTGGTCGGCAACAAGGCTGACATGGACGAAAGCAAAAGg GCTGTTCCTACATCAAAAGGTCAAGCACTAGCTGacgaatatggcattaaattcTTTGAGACA AGTGCCAAGACAAATATGAATGTGGAGGAGGTTTTCTTTTCCATAGCTCGGGATATAAAGCAAAGACTTGCTGAATCTGACTCAAAGGCTGAG CCTCAGACTATCAGGATAAATCAACCAGACCAGGCAGCAGGAGCTGCTCAAAGCGCCCAAAAATCAGCTTGCTGTGGCTCTTGA